DNA sequence from the Urocitellus parryii isolate mUroPar1 chromosome 12, mUroPar1.hap1, whole genome shotgun sequence genome:
tcagaaaTCCTTACTTCCCCAAGGATTCCTTGAGGTCAGAAGTTTGGGGGCACTCTGGGCTTCACAGGGAGGACCCATCTCTTAAAGTAAAGATTTACATGCTTCAGGTTCTATTCTTAGGTGAGGTTTCAGGGGACTCAGTCAGCTTTGAGTACTAAGAAAATGTGAGCCTGTTATGTGATTCCACTTTATTCATCTCTGGGAATATGGGTATGTGAAGTTCCAGATTGAGATGACAAAGTATGTCACAAAGTTGGGGAGGGAAGACCTTCTCCATTTTTGCCTGGATCCAAGCCTGGTATTTTGAACCTTCCTCTTTAATTATACTGCGTGACAAAATGAGTGATTACAATAATCTTTAGGAGCtgggggtgtagatcagtggtagagtatatgcttagcatgcatgaagccctgggttccatccccaaaacaacaatgaaaatctttaCTATGTTCTCATAATGTTCTTTAGGCCACAGGTTCTTCTATACCTGTACAGTAAAGAATttaacctggggctggggttgtggctcagcaatagagtgttcaccttgcacgtgcgagaacctgggtttgatcctcagcatcatgtaaaaataaataagtgaaataaaggtattgtgttcaactacaacaaaaaataaataaataaaaaagaatttaacctGGCCCAAAGAGAGGTCTGGAACTTGCTTTCAGCTTCTGGAAGGTAATCTCTAAAGACATTGAAATATCATTCTTGACAGAAGTGTCTTTATTTGCCTGGGGACCTTAGGTCACCAAATAGCAATGATGTGATTTGGGGTAAGGATCTGGGTCATAAAGTCCCTTCTTGGGGACTGGAGACTGAGATTAGCCATGTGAGCAATCAACCATGCCTAATGACAGAAGCTCAACCTCAATAAAGACTCTGGACACCCAGGCTCCTATAAGCTGGAAAATCATGTATGTGTTGTCACACATTGCTTCTGAGCGGGTCACACTGACTCTGTGGGAGAGGACAAGTGGAAGATCTGTTTGGAACTCTCCTGGAATCTTCTCTATGTGCTTCCTCCCTTGGGTAATTTTAACCCACATTCCCTAGGTGTAATAGGCCATAACCATGTGTATGAAAGCTTTCAGTGGGTTCTGTAGGTCCCGTAGTAAGCTATGGAACCCAAGTATGGTCTTGGATCACCTAAATTTGTAACTGGTGTCAGAGCTGTGGGTAATCTTGTGGACTGTTCTCAATCTGTAATTGTCTAATTTCCACAACATCTGCCAACAACAGTCCTGGGAGAAGGAGAGTGTTGAAATTTTGATGTCTTAGTTATATAATAGTAAGTTAAATATCACCAGTGTATACTGCTAGGAAGGCTCTTTCTTATGCCTTtaggtgtctctctctctctctctctctctctctctctctctctctctctctctcctttctttccagtttttctatCTGCTTTTCTctcatctatttctttttcctcttcttcttccagCTGAGCAGGAATATTGGTGGGCTGCCTCTCCAGGGATTTTCCAGAGAAAATGGCTTCACATTTCCTGAGGACCCATGTCCATAATCTCCATAATCTTCACTGGaatggaggtgggaggtgaggatGGACATCCAAGGAACAGTGGCAGTGATGCCCCTTGCATCTGGAAACAGATTTCTtttatgtcttttcctttttgaagtgtgagagatggaacccaggctcTTCCCCATgctagctaggcaagtgctctaccactgagctacaccctcagccagCAACAGAGGTTTCCATTAAAACCTCTCTTTCCTTGACTTCTTTTGCTCTGCTGGACTGTTTGGCAAGCAGCTCCTGCAGACTGCCTGTCTGGGGGTCCCAGTCAGACAGGTGCTGCCTGGATCAGCTCCTTCTAAACCACACCCTGGCTCTTTGAACGCTGGCTCAGATGCTCTCCAGTGCTATAATCATTAACTCCTTCTGGAAGCCTGTAAATAAGTACCAGAACTGTGGCCTCTCACCAACGTGAGTGCCTCTCATCACTACCGTGGTAGTGTCTGTTGAAGTTCTGAGATGGAGAGACGTAAGGAAAGAAATGGCAGAGTTCAGGTGGCAGGGCAAGAGTCGGGCAGTGGAGCACGGGGACTTCTGCTGAGAAGGGAGATGGGTCTGAGGAGCGCTGTGTCCCTGGTTGCTGGCTGTATGATTGGCTCTGGCATCTTCATGTCTCCACAGGGGGTCTTGGTCTACACGGGCAGCCCTGGGGCCAGTCTTGTGATCTGGGCACTCTGTGGTCTCCTGGCAATGCTGGGTGCCCTGTGCTATGCTGAACTAAGTGCCCTGGTTCCTGAATCTGGGGGAGAGTATGTCTACATCTTGCGGACATTTGGCTCTTTGCCAGCCTTCCTGGACGTCTATATATTTGTGCTGGTGGGCAGACCAGCCTCCATGGCTGCCATCTCTCTCAGTTTTGCTGAGTATGCACTGGCTCCCTTTTACCCTGGCTGCCCCTCAGTTCCCCAGGCTGTAGTCAAGAGTGTGGCTGTCTCTTGCATTCTGCTGCTGATGCTGGTCAACTTCTGGAGCTCCCGGCTGGCCACCATGCTGACGAATGTATGCACAGCTGCCAAAGTGTTCTCATTGCTGGTCGTTGTGGTGGGTGGGGTTGTGGTGCTAGTCCAGGGCCATGCCCGTACAGAATTCCTTCTGTCTGCCTTCCACAACACAACGCAGCAGGCAGGGCGCATGGGCATGGCTTTCTACCAGGGGCTGTGGTCCTTTGAAGGCTGGAATAGCATCAACTATATGTTGGAGGAACTTAGGAATCCACAGGTGAGTCCATGTTGCCACTCTGGGGGTAAATCTCTGAATTGACAGCTCCAGCTATTTAAGTTCTGATTATTTAAATTTGGGGTGACCAAATTCACAAATAACCCAGCCAGAAATAAGGGTTTCCATCCTGCACTTGTGAGACTTGAATGCTCAATTCACTGTCTAAATAATGACCTCTCAAGAAAGTAGAGAACTTTATGATACCCAGGGTCTTGTCTTCCTACCTGTGAGGTAGGCATTATCATCCATTTTTTCACatgggaaaactgaggtttagaggGGACATTATTTTGACTTCAAATTGTTAGGAAGAGGTCATGCTTGATGGTCAATATTCCTGAATTGTTCTTTCCAGCACATTGTAGCAGATAATTCATAGTAGCTGAAGCCTGGGAAACACTACTGGCTATAGCATATTTTGGGACAAGAGAACAAGCCAGTGCTGCCTGCTCACACCACTCATGAACCTGGAACTGATTAGTCCTTCAGGGCACCTCAAGACGCGGAGCATTTGGATGTTTGGGTACTGTGGATGTTAAGTTTTTGTTCTACATCTGTTTGCTGAGGATGCtatttgtttggtttctttttcccttGAAGGGGTTTTAAATTCTCACAGAATGAGAACTTCAAAGCCTTTGCCCTGGGTCCACTGGGCTGGCTCAGAGGCCACTGCAACTTTCTGAGTCTTGGCAAGGCTCTCTTGAGGGGAGTTTTGGAGAAGAAGATCTTGGAGACCTAAGTctaagggcagagagagagagaggggcgggaagaaagggagagagagagagtgagttggGGAGACAGAGAAAAACTTTGgacttaagttttatttttgcatataatttctTGTACTTCAGTTCTTTGCCTGTAAAATTAAGCCATTTTAGCTGTTTTGCCTCCTCAGATGGCTCTCAGGTATCAGTGGTGTCATGACCCATGGAGAAAGCTTGGGCTCTGAGTGCCTTAAACAGCTGTGCAGTTGTAGCTCTTAGGGGAATGGATAGCATGTGGTCAGGCTGGCTCTGAGATGGGCAGAGGGCTTCAGAACAGAGGCATTCAGAACAGAGGCATTCATGGGTTGACTCCTTCATATCACAACGACAGCAGTCTCTCTCTGAATCCAGGTCTTGGGCTCAGAGCTGAGCTAGGGAAATGGTACAGGGCCTAAGGATGGGTAAGACAAGCTCCCATGCTTACAGTGGGGATTGGCAGAGTTTTCCCATAAAGAATCAGAAAGTTGAGATCTTAGACTCTGTGGGTCATACCGTTTCTGTCACAACTATTGAATCCTGTTGTGGTAGTATGGAAACAGCCACAGGAAAACAAAGGAATTTGGCTGTATTCAAACAAAACTTTATTAACAAAACCAGACGGCAGGCTGGATTGGGTCCATGGCCATAGTCTGCTGATCCCTGCTATATCagagcatttctttctttttctttgtaccGGGGGCACTCGACCGCTGAGCCCCATCCtgagcactattttgtattttatttagagacagggtctcactgagttgcttagtgccttgatgttattgaagctggctttaaactcacaattctgtctcagtctccagagctgttgggattacaggcgtgtgcctccGCACCTGGCTCAGAACATTTTTGATGAacgtttttaaaaacaaaaatctaagcaGGTCTTCTGAATGCTGGCATTTGAGATTCTGTTTTAACTCTAACTTGGCCCTCTAAAGCACATATTAGGAGAATCTTTGTTAGTTTCATACTTTTTCTCCCCAATAAGATAGCATTATGTTCAAATTCCCAGGGATTTGTATGAAGAATTAAGGTATCTGAGCATGAATCTGGAGATCTCTCTGCTCTTGTGATATCTTGGCCAGAATCCTATCCAGGCCACACCTCAGGGCTCTGACATTATCACAGTTCATTCCTTGTTGGAAGGCTGCCCAGGGAGAGGTCAAGTGTAAAAGCATACCAGGCTCCTTGCCTCTTACTATGTGTGAGGCTAAGTCATACATGCTGGGTGCTCACCTTGTTGAGGGCCTCCCACAAGGGGAGGGACAACCCTGGATCACCTTTGCTACAGGTGGCCTTGTCTAGACCTAGGCACAATCAGATTGCAGCACTGGGGTGATAAGAATTGACTAGAATGCTCATGCTGTAGTTGGGGCAATTTCTTTTTATGCCCAGATTCCCAGGTTTTAGAGCTGTAAGGGACCTGAGAAAGGACCTGCACCATATGAAGATCCACTGCCTCAAAGGTGCGATGTGTTTTGTGCCTACATAGTTCCATAAAAGCAATATGAAAATGAATCTGGAGGCCAGAAAGGGGAGGGCATGTTGTGTCCTAAGGAAACACAAGGAGGAGTGAGGAGAGTTCCATTACTGAGGCCAGCCTCGGGGACCTGAAATTGGTCCTGAGATGATAGCTCCATCCTCAATGTCCTCAGGCTCACTCTCCCATCCCTATCTTCAAGGTTTTCTGCTGGCTGACCTCAACCTTGGCAGAGAGGTCTAGAAATTgcctttttttgtaaaaaaaaaagctgaagagGAGAAGATATGCTAATCAGTGGCAGATGCTTAATTAGGGGAGGATTCTATCTAGTGCAAAACAGACTCATGagatctatttttgttttaaacccaggatcaaacccaggggtgcttaaccgctgagccacatccccagccctttttgagtctcactaagttgcttagggcttcactaagtttctgaggctggcgttgaacttgtgatcctcctgcctcagtctcctgagtctgtAGGATTATgggcgtgtaccaccatgcctgactaggATCTTTAACTTTCCTGTCTTCTTCTCTGTAGTTGGCTACCATGGTTGCCCTGCCAAGATTCTCTCTCCTTTCCACCTGCTTGAATCTCTTCTATGCAAGAAGAGCCTAGCATAAAGTCCTCCTTATTTTGGATGCTTTGGTGATGTTTttgtctctcccccaccccagcaaCCCCTTTGTACCTCTACTGCTTTGACTTTTCCCAGTGCCTCATGAGGCCCCCAGCCTATCTTCCTGAATGTGTGTCTGTCCCATGGGGATTGTGGGCTCATGGAGGAGCTGCATCTGACTCTCATCCCTCAGGACCTGGCACAATGCTCTACATTCGGACAAGCTCAGCACTGGGGTCCAGAAAGACCTCACTGGCTAACACATGCCCTCCTCTTCCTGACCCTGCAGCAGAACCTGGTGTGTGCACTGATGATCGCCATCCCTCTGGTCACTAGTCTGTATGTCCTGGTCAACATCAGTTACCTGCTAGTGCTCTCATCCAGTGAGATCCTCTCCTCTGATGCTGTGGCTGTGAGCTGGGGGTAAGTGAGTCACTTGCTGTGTCCCTTGGACACCCCACAGAGGTTCCAGGATGAGGAAAGTTTGGCACTTGGTGTGTATTTGAACTTGCCTTTGAACATACTGTTTGCTTCATTTCTGCGTGGGGCTTTGTGACCTTCTTCCAGGTTGCTGACAGAGTTCCCCTCTATTGTCCTAGGAACCAAGTTCTGGGGTCCTGGGCCTGGATGGTGCCTTTGGCTGTTGCACTCTCAACATTTGGTTCTGTCAATGGGATATTCTTCAGTGGCAGCCGTGTGTGCTATGTGGCTGCAAGAGAAGGCCACTTGGTGAGAGATGGGTCTGGGACCAGGCAAGGTGATGGGCGCTGCAGGAGGGCTGCTGAAAGGTCTGCCAACTCTCTCCTGCCTGGAGCTTAACATTTGGCCCAAACCAGGACTCCCCCAGTAAACTTGGCCCTCTTTTCTTTTGAGAGCAGGACTCGAGCATTGCACACCAGTCAGCTTTGATTCAATCCCTTTACTTCCAAGTGCAGGGCAATCATGGTCCTGGTAGTGCAGGGTAAAGGGTGTCAATGATTAGGATGTTTGTGTATGACAAAGGTACAGAGGCCACAGGATGAGGCACAGAGGGCATATAATGACTATTCCCCCAGAGCTTTTTTGTCCCTGTGTTAGCTTCCACTCTAATAATAGTATTGAACAGCAGATGACCTTAAATCCCAGGGGCTGGCTACGACATTTGGTTGTTGCTCATGTGTCACTCTTCTTGCACTGGACCAAGTCTGCTTTTATCTCAGGGATGCAGGCCAAAGCAGTAGTGGCTTctggagcatatttttttttttttgcctagagCAAGTGTCAGGGGTTCAAGAGACTGAGACAAACTATGCAAAAATACTTAGTCCATGTCACATTTTATTGGCCAAAAGCCAGTGATATGGCCTGGCTCACATCAATGGATGGAGAACTGTATTCCTCCTGCAGAGGTGGAGAAAGAAAGACTGTATATTTGATAGGCAGTATTCCAGTCTTTCACAATAATCTAAGATTCCTCCCATGATCCATCCATACCTGCTCTACATTTTCCTCCTTGTGCCTGGTCTCTCCAAGTAAATCACAGAGACCAAACATTGGAAGCCATAATGATCAGTGGCTGTTAGGTTAGGCACACCAGTGTCCAGAGCATGCTTGTCTGGGAAAGGGACACCCGCTGTGGCTCTCCTGGGGCCTGCCTGACACCTGACTCTGCTTCCCAGCCTGGATTTCTGTCCATGGTTCATGTGCGTCGCCTCACACCAGCTCCAGCCCTGATGTTCACCATGGCTGTGGCTTTGGTCTTGGTCATCCCAGGAAACTTCAGCATCCTTGTGAACTTAATGAGGCAAGTGAAACTATTCTCCAAGGCTGGGTATCTGTATTCCCCTATGTGTGTATACTAATATGTGTGCACAGATGTAGAAACGTGTATGTACTTTCCTGGAGCCCCTATCTGCATCTACttacatacatgcacatgtatGTAACAACTGCATGCAGACTTCTTGAGTTCCATgtgtacacactcacacacatgcatggGTGTAAACAAGCACACGTACACTTCTGGAAGCCCAGGCTCAGGGACCCTGCTGTGCTCATACATTTCAGCCCCTTTTATCCAGTTTCCAAAATTAAATATGGCTCTCTCTTCTCTTGCTCCTTCCCCCAAAATTCAATAAGTTGAATGTTTCATCCAGAGACAGACAAAGGCTCGTGctttgtcattttttcttttttacttgttcCTTTTCTCTGATATTAAGATAATATTAAGGCATATTCGGGCATCATTAACATTACTTGTAGCCCTTGGACTTGGCATGATTTTCCTCCTATAATCTGGTCTGCATTCTGGACCAACATAACTTCTATCGAACTCAGCGCAGACCTACACTGACCTTACTAATTTCCCCGGGACAGAAGCCATAAGCTGTTGTGATGTCCACCTGTAATTTCATGAACTCATTTGAAGCATAGTCAGTAGGCAGACACATAACCAGCAGGCAACGATAATGTCTGGGTACAAAGAGAGTTTTCAGTAATTTTTCAGGCATTACATGTTCtcattctttgctttttaattaatCTGGAACAGAACACACAGAACTTGATGTAACTCTCTTCAGAACACTAAGTAACAGGCAGGCTTTTTATCTTTTCCCCATGAGAAAGAATAAAGCCGTTATATGGTGAGAATAAAATCAAACCCATAGTGAGTATTGGGGGCACTGTTCAGGTGGAAATTGGGGAATGTGACAGAGAATGTCACTAACTCTAGGGGAAAGGTTGGTTGGGAGGGGGACTCTGCTATGAATGTGCTGGACCCTGCAGAGAGCACGGGTTTCTTTGAGATTCCCACCAGGCTGTACTTTCTAAAAATACAAACACTCCTTCTCTTTGAACATTTCTTCCTGATCCAGTCAGGGCCCATCAGGGAAATCCTGATCCAGACTTTTCCTTGCAGCCTCCTATCCTGGATCACCTATGGAACCACTTTCAGCTGTCTCCTATACATGCGGATTAAGTTGAAGAATCTTCCCCGAACTTACAAGGTAGTCTTTGGAAATAGACAGAGGGCTTTTCTGACCCTTGGCTCCCACATCAGGCAGACTTTTGGGCCACAATTTCATTAAGGCCCAGAGGAAGAATATAAGAGGTTGCCACTATCATTATTTGGTAGAGAATTTTGGAGGGGGAACAGAGGGAGGACCAACTGGATACCAAGGCATTGATTCTGCTAGGGATCCATTTCTCCTCTGGAGGACCCTGAGGGAGAACACTGGGACACAAATGCAGAGGATATATGTACACATTTGGTTTCATATAGCACAGAAAGGTCTCATTCTTTCTGTGCTATATGAAACCAAATGTGTACATTTGCTACCTAAAATGTTCCTTGCAGCCTCACAGTTACCCTGCTAACCCAGTTGTGGTGTTGGGGCAGGGACTGGGGAAGAAGAGCTAGTGGCCTGTGGGAGCaacaggaaggcaggcaggagggacagagacagagaacacACATCACCTTCCAGGCCTCCCTTCATCACTCAGTTCTCAGGGGCCAAATGCCCACTTTCTGCCCATTGCAGGTTCCCACCTTCATCCCTGTTATCATGCTcctggcttctctctgcctggtcCTGGTACCCATCATCGACAATCCCCAGATGGAGTTCCTATATGTCTTCCTGTTCCTGCTCAGTGGCTTCCTGGTGTATTTCCTGTTTATCTACTTCCAGTGCCAGCCCAGGtgtttgcagatggccaccttaCATTTGCAGCTGCTTCTGGAAGTTGCTCCAACTACTAAAAATCATTGACTGAGGAATTGGACAGGTTCTGCATGCCCTGTTTGCTTCAGACCTCATACTGGTGGCTGTTTTAGGTTCTCTGTAAGTTGACCATGCAGAATTCTGGTAAGCTCTTAAGTGCTATAACACAGTTGC
Encoded proteins:
- the LOC113200914 gene encoding b(0,+)-type amino acid transporter 1-like, translated to MERRKERNGRVQVAGQESGSGARGLLLRREMGLRSAVSLVAGCMIGSGIFMSPQGVLVYTGSPGASLVIWALCGLLAMLGALCYAELSALVPESGGEYVYILRTFGSLPAFLDVYIFVLVGRPASMAAISLSFAEYALAPFYPGCPSVPQAVVKSVAVSCILLLMLVNFWSSRLATMLTNVCTAAKVFSLLVVVVGGVVVLVQGHARTEFLLSAFHNTTQQAGRMGMAFYQGLWSFEGWNSINYMLEELRNPQQNLVCALMIAIPLVTSLYVLVNISYLLVLSSSEILSSDAVAVSWGNQVLGSWAWMVPLAVALSTFGSVNGIFFSGSRVCYVAAREGHLPGFLSMVHVRRLTPAPALMFTMAVALVLVIPGNFSILVNLMSLLSWITYGTTFSCLLYMRIKLKNLPRTYKVPTFIPVIMLLASLCLVLVPIIDNPQMEFLYVFLFLLSGFLVYFLFIYFQCQPRCLQMATLHLQLLLEVAPTTKNH